TTTCGGGTTGGCAAGTGGAAGTTGCACCTCCAGGCCATGATACAGGAGGTATTTATGAATCTTACGGAAGAGGCTGGTTGATCAAACCTGATCCTGAAAAGGACAAAGCCCTTAAGTATGGGGATTGGAATAAAATGAAGATCATTGTAAAGGGAGACAGGGTTCAATCATTTCTCAACGGGGTGGAAATGGTTGATTATTCTGATGAGAAAATCGGAAAGGGAGAAGGTGGCGTGTTGCTTCAGATCCATGATGGTGGAGGGATAAAAGTTTATTGGAGAAATATCGTAATCAAACCCCTTTAATAAAATTTCTTTGAAAAAAAGCCTGTTCCTCATCTGGGGACAGGCTTTTTTTTATTTTTTTCATACTGTTTTTCAGTGATTTTTGTCCTACAAGAAAATATATTTTTGGAGCTTCTTTGTGAATTGAAAAAACCTTCCCACTTTTGCAATCCCAAACGGGGAAAAACAAAAAGGAGAGTTTGAAATAAAAAAAATATTTTCAAATTTTTCTTGCCAAATAAAAAAGAGTTCTTACCTTTGCAGTCCTGTTCGATGGGACGGGCTGAAAAGTGATACGGCTGGGAGGCCGGCGAGCTGTACCGGAATGGTACGGAAAAGTTCTTTGGGATACTGGAATACGAAACGACACAAACTAGGTAAAGACATATGTTTTTGCCCCTGGAGTCCAGATATAATAAGGCCATTCTTACGGATGGTTTTGGAAAAAAACTTTACAATGGAGAGTTTGATCCTGGCTCAGGATGAACGCTAGCGGCAGGCCTAATACATGCAAGTCGGACGGTATGGATTCTTTCGGGGATCCTGAGAGTGGCGCACGGGTGCGTAACGCGTATGCAACCTACCTTATACTGGGGGATAGCCCGGGGAAACCCGGATTAATACCCCATGGTATTGAATGATGGCATCATTTTTCAATTAAAGATTTATCGGTATGAGATGGGCATGCGTAGGATTAGCTAGTTGGCGGGGTAACGGCCCACCAAGGCGACGATCCTTAGGGGTTCTGAGAGGAAGGTCCCCCACACTGGCACTGAGATACGGGCCAGACTCCTACGGGAGGCAGCAGTAGGGAATATTGGGCAATGGCCGGAAGGCTGACCCAGCCATGCCGCGTGCAGGAAGAAGGCGTTATGCGTTGTAAACTGCTTTTATACGGGAAGAAAAAGCAACTGCGGTTGAAATTGCCGGTACCGTATGAATAAGCACCGGCTAACTCCGTGCCAGCAGCCGCGGTAATACGGAGGGTGCGAGCGTTGTCCGGATTTATTGGGTTTAAAGGGTGCGTAGGCGGCCTTATAAGTCAGCGGTGAAATACCCAGGCTCAACCTGGGGGGTGCCGTTGATACTGTTTGGCTTGAGTGCGTTCCGTGTACATGGAATTTATGGTGTAGCGGTGAAATGCATAGATACCATAAGGAACACCGATAGCGAAGGCATTGTACAGGGGCGTAACTGACGCTGAGGCACGAAAGCACGGGTAGCGAACAGGATTAGATACCCTGGTAGTCCGTGCCGTAAACGATGATCACTCGCTGTTATTCTGTTATGGGGTAGCGGCCAAGCGAAAGCGTTAAGTGATCCACCTGGGGAGTACGCCGGCAACGGTGAAACTCAAAGGAATTGACGGGGGTCCGCACAAGCGGTGGAGCATGTGGTTTAATTCGATGATACGCGAGGAACCTTACCTGGGCTAGAATGTGAAGGAATGATTTGGAGACAGATCAGTCGGCAACGACCTGAAACAAGGTGCTGCATGGCTGTCGTCAGCTCGTGCCGTGAGGTGTTGGGTTAAGTCCCGCAACGAGCGCAACCCCTATTGTCAGTTGCCATCGGGTAGAGCCGGGGACTCTGACAAGACTGCCTGCGCAAGCAGAGAGGAAGGAGGGGACGACGTCAAGTCATCATGGCCCTTACGCCCAGGGCGACACACGTGCTACAATGGCGCATACAGCGGGTAGCTACTTGGCGACAGGATGCCAACCTCTAAAAGTGCGTCTCAGTTCGGATTGGGGTCTGCAACCCGACCCCATGAAGCTGGAATCGCTAGTAATCGCGCATCAGCCATGGCGCGGTGAATACGTTCCCGGACCTTGTACACACCGCCCGTCAAGCCATGGAAGTCGGGTAGACCTGAAGACGGTAACCGCGAGGAGCCGTTTAGGGTAGAACCGGTAACTGGGGCTAAGTCGTAACAAGGTAGCCGTACCGGAAGGTGCGGCTGGAACACCTCCTTTCTGGAAAGACGACAGGGTCGTTGTTTCGTATACGGTATCCTGCAATGCCCTGCAGAGGCGGGGCGGAAGTTCTTTGACATGTTGAGCGGAGAATGCAACAGGACGGGTGATAACCTGTCTTAAGACTGCGTATGTCCTTTGCAAAAGGGGGGCATATGTGAAGAGTAAGTGAACAAGGGCGCACGGGGGATGCCTGGGCTCCATGAGGCGATGAAGGACGTGCCAAGCTGCGATAAGCTGTGGGGACCTGCAAGGGGGGGCGATCCACAGATTTCCGAATGGGGCAACCCACCACGTGAGTGGTATTCCGCAAGGAAGGCGAACCTGCCGAACTGAAACATCTAAGTAGGCAGAGGAAGAGAAAACAAGAGTGATTCCGTGAGTAGTGGCGAGCGAAAGCGGAGCAGCCCAAACCGCGCGTGTTACGGCACGTGCGGGGTTATAGGACCTGCGTAAGATATGTGAATGTGACCTGAACGTACTGGGAAGTGCGGCCGTAGAGGGTGAGGGCCCCGTAAGGGAAGCATGAACATGTTGGCGGGAATCCTGAGTAGGCCGGGACAGGGGAAATCCCGGTTGAATTTGCCGGCACCATCCGGTAAGGCTAAATACTACATGGAGACCGATAGTGTACAAGTACCGTGAGGGAAAGGTGAAAAGTACCGTGAATAACGGGGTGAAAGAGAACCTGAAACCGTGCGCTTACAAGCGGTCGGAGTCCCGATACTTCGGGATGACGGCGTGCCTTTTGCATAATGAGCCTACGAGTTGCGCGTCACTGGCGAGGTTAAGGGCTTAAGGTCCGCAGCCGGAGCGAAAGCGAGTCTGAACAGGGCGTTGAGTCAGTGGCGGCAGACGCGAAACTTTGTGATCTACCCATGGCCAGGCTGAAGGTGCGGTAACACGTACTGGAGGGCCGAACCGATAAGCGTTGAAAAGCTTCCGGATGAGCTGTGGGTAGGGGTGAAAGGCCAATCAAACTGAGAAATAGCTCGTACTCCCCGAAATGTTTTTAGGAACAGCGTCGTGGAAAGTATCGATGAGGTAGAGCTACCGATAGGACTAGGGGGAGTCACATCCTACCAAATCCTGACGAACTCCGAATGCGTCGATACTGTAACGGCAGTGAGGGCTTGGGTGCTAAGGTCCGAGTCCGAGAGGGAAAGAACCCGGACCTACCGCTAAGGTCCCGAAATTTACACTAAGTTGAACAAAGGTGGTCCAGCTGCAGAGACAGCCAGGAGGTTAGCTTGGAAGCAGCTATTCCTTTAAAGAGTGCGTAACAGCTCACTGGTCGAGCGGCAGGGCGTCGATAATAAACGGGCATCAAGTGTAATACCGAAGCGTAGGATACAGACATCAGTCTGTGTGGTAGGGGAGCATTCCAAACGGCGGTGAATGCGCATGGCGATGTGCGCTGGAGCGTTTGGAAAAGCAAATGTAGGCATAAGTAACGATAATGGGGGCGTGAAACCCCCACACCGATAGACCAAGGTTTCCTGATCAACGTTAATCGGATCAGGGTCAGTCGGGACCTAAGGATAACCCGTTAGGGGATTCCGATGGCAAATGGGTTAATATTCCCATACCGCACATACAGGTGACGGAGTGACGGAGTGATGAAAGGACCGCGCGGTGACGGAATACCGCGTTAAAGGGTGTAGGTAATGGAGCTGTAGTAAAATGCGCAGCTTTAGCCGAACCTGACAGTACCGCGACCC
This Cecembia calidifontis DNA region includes the following protein-coding sequences:
- a CDS encoding 3-keto-disaccharide hydrolase, encoding MKKVWKFGLMILLTVSFLSCQQEKEISLFNGKDLSGWIVYGTEKWYVEDGLLVSESGPDKEYGYLGTDKFFKDFELNLEFKQEADGNSGVFIRSTVDGTKVSGWQVEVAPPGHDTGGIYESYGRGWLIKPDPEKDKALKYGDWNKMKIIVKGDRVQSFLNGVEMVDYSDEKIGKGEGGVLLQIHDGGGIKVYWRNIVIKPL